Proteins co-encoded in one Bacteroidota bacterium genomic window:
- a CDS encoding DNA repair exonuclease, producing MDKRKNIKIVFFSDTHLGFDYPLKTTSKPHRGEDFYNNFTRVLDRAKKINADLIIHGGDLFDKADVSQKIIDRCYDALYQVADFGIPTILIPGNHDKKKLPTSLFVEHPNLYFQNYTSSITLKLNGKEFDIHTLPYLKEIGNTIEGELSKLITDDDSNNYKILLMHQSLEGSKVGPVDFTFKNTKDTVGQSQIPSHYDLVLSGHIHRYQVLEIATDENKKIPFIYSGSTERTSFSEIKEEKGFVVLEFKRNKSFLSPEITFEKLPMRTMHDIIIERNITDDKEIEKELIQRAKDIEANAIIRVVSDNDETKLKLKTKLLKKCFSESSIVSVKGLSSLYRTPKYK from the coding sequence TTGGACAAAAGAAAAAATATTAAAATAGTATTCTTCTCTGATACTCACCTTGGGTTTGATTATCCGCTAAAAACAACTTCTAAACCGCATAGAGGTGAAGATTTCTATAATAACTTCACTAGAGTATTAGATAGAGCAAAAAAAATTAATGCCGATCTTATTATTCACGGAGGCGATTTATTTGATAAAGCAGATGTCAGTCAGAAAATTATAGACAGATGTTACGATGCTTTATACCAGGTTGCCGACTTTGGTATCCCTACTATTTTAATTCCGGGAAATCACGATAAAAAAAAGCTTCCAACCTCCTTATTTGTTGAACACCCAAACTTATATTTTCAAAACTACACCTCCAGTATTACTTTAAAACTTAATGGAAAGGAGTTTGATATACACACATTACCATACCTTAAGGAAATTGGAAATACGATTGAAGGTGAACTTTCAAAATTAATAACTGATGATGATAGCAATAATTATAAAATTCTTTTGATGCATCAAAGCTTAGAAGGTTCAAAGGTAGGGCCGGTTGATTTTACTTTTAAAAACACGAAAGACACAGTTGGACAAAGTCAAATACCATCGCATTATGACTTAGTACTTTCCGGACATATTCACCGTTATCAGGTTCTGGAAATAGCTACAGATGAAAATAAAAAAATACCTTTCATATATAGTGGATCGACAGAAAGAACATCTTTTTCAGAAATAAAAGAGGAAAAAGGTTTTGTAGTTTTGGAATTCAAAAGAAACAAATCTTTTTTATCTCCCGAAATTACCTTCGAGAAACTACCTATGCGTACAATGCACGATATAATTATTGAAAGAAATATTACCGACGATAAAGAAATAGAAAAAGAACTCATACAAAGAGCCAAAGACATTGAAGCAAACGCAATAATAAGAGTTGTTAGCGACAATGATGAAACCAAACTCAAACTAAAAACAAAGCTTTTAAAAAAATGCTTTAGTGAAAGTTCAATTGTGAGTGTCAAAGGGCTTTCTTCTTTGTACAGAACGCCTAAATATAAATAA